In Tessaracoccus flavus, the following are encoded in one genomic region:
- a CDS encoding DUF421 domain-containing protein, which translates to MWYSSLDPILRVLMVGPVAYLLAVVAIRISGKRALSKLNAFDLVVTVALGSMLATILTSSDLALATGLTGIALLLGLQVVVSLITSRFVKGQTAVRAEPTLLVRRGELLEEAVVSARLTEAEVLQAIRAAGFGGLDQLAAVCLESDGSLSVVGSDSLGDGTALSTVGSWDSDPESGR; encoded by the coding sequence ATGTGGTACTCATCGCTTGATCCGATCCTGCGCGTCCTGATGGTCGGCCCCGTCGCCTACCTGCTGGCGGTGGTCGCGATCCGCATCAGTGGTAAGCGAGCGCTGTCCAAGCTCAATGCGTTCGATCTCGTCGTCACAGTCGCGCTGGGGTCGATGCTGGCGACGATCCTGACCTCCTCCGACCTGGCGCTCGCCACAGGACTCACCGGCATCGCCCTGCTGCTCGGGCTGCAAGTCGTGGTCAGCCTCATCACGTCACGGTTCGTCAAGGGACAAACAGCGGTGCGGGCCGAGCCCACGCTGCTGGTGAGACGGGGCGAACTTCTGGAGGAGGCCGTGGTCTCGGCGCGGCTGACGGAGGCCGAAGTGCTCCAGGCGATCCGTGCCGCAGGCTTTGGAGGGCTGGACCAGCTCGCGGCGGTGTGCCTGGAATCCGACGGCAGCCTGTCCGTCGTCGGATCGGACTCCCTGGGCGACGGTACGGCGTTGTCCACCGTCGGGTCGTGGGACTCCGACCCGGAATCCGGCCGCTAG